The Neomonachus schauinslandi chromosome 4, ASM220157v2, whole genome shotgun sequence genome includes a region encoding these proteins:
- the LOC110578852 gene encoding LOW QUALITY PROTEIN: aspartate--tRNA ligase, cytoplasmic-like (The sequence of the model RefSeq protein was modified relative to this genomic sequence to represent the inferred CDS: inserted 3 bases in 2 codons; deleted 1 base in 1 codon), with protein MPSANQSRKSQEKPREIMDAAEDYAKERYGVSSMIQSQEKPDRVLVRVSDLTVHKADEVVWVPARVHISRAKGKRCFLVLRQQQFNVQALVAVGDHASKQVVKFAANINKESIVDVEGVVRKVNQKIGSCTXQDVELHVQKIYVISLAEPCLPLQLDDAIRPEMEGEEEGRATVNQDTRLDNRVIDLRTSTSQAVFRLQSGICHLFRETLIHKGFMEIQTPKIISAASEGGANVFTVSYFKNNAYLAQSPQLYKKMCICADFEKVFCIGPVFRAEDSNTXRYLTEFVGLGIEMAFNYHYHEVVEEIADTLVQIFKGLQKRFQTEIQTVNKQFPCEPFKFLEPTLRLEYCEALAVLREAGIKMGDEEDLSTPNEKLLGRLVKEKYDTDFYILDKYPLAVRPFYTMPDPRNPKQSNSYDMFMRGEEILSGAQRIHDPQLLTERALHHGIDLEKIKAYIDSFRFGAPPHAGGGIGLERVTMLFLGLHNVRQTSMFPRDPKRLTP; from the exons ATGCCCAGCGCCAACCAAAGCCGCAAGAGTCAGGAGAAGCCGCGGGAGATCATGGATGCCGCGGAAGATTATGCTAAAGAAAGATATGGAGTATCTTCAATGATACAATCACAAGAAAAACCAGATCGAGTTTTGGTTCGGGTTAGTGACTTGACAGTACACAAAGCTGATGAAGTTGTTTGGGTGCCTGCAAGGGTTCATATAAGTAGAGCTAAAGGGAAGCGGTGTTTCTTAGTCCTACGTCAGCAGCAGTTTAATGTCCAGGCACTCGTGGCGGTGGGAGACCATGCAAGTAAGCAGGTGGTTAAATTTGCTGCCAACATTAACAAAGAGAGCATCGTAGATGTAGAAGGTGTAGTGAGAAAAGTGAATCAGAAAATTGGAAGCTGTA CACAAGACGTAGAATTACATGTTCAAAAGATTTATGTGATCAGTTTGGCTGAACCCTGCCTGCCCCTGCAGCTGGATGATGCTATCCGGCCTGAgatggaaggagaagaggaaggaagagctaCTGTTAACCAGGATACAAGATTAGACAACAGAGTCATTGATCTTAGGACATCAACTAGTCAGGCAGTCTTCCGTCTCCAGTCTGGCATCTGCCATCTTTTCCGAGAAACTTTAATTCACAAGGGTTTTATGGAGATCCAAACTCCTAAAATTATCTCAGCTGCCAGTGAAGGAGGAGCCAATGTATTTActgtgtcatattttaaaaataatgcataccTGGCCCAGTCCCCACAGCTGTAcaagaaaatgtgtatttgtgCTGATTTTGAGAAGGTTTTCTGTATTGGACCAGTATTCAGAGCTGAAGACTCAAATAC CAGATATCTAACTGAATTTGTTGGTTTGGGCATTGAAATGGCTTTTAATTACCATTACCATGAAGTTGTGGAAGAAATTGCTGACACCTTAGTACAAATATTCAAAGGACTCCAAAAAAGGTTTCAAACTGAAATTCAGACAGTGAATAAACAATTCCCGTGTGAGCCATTCAAATTTTTGGAGCCAACTTTAAGACTCGAGTATTGTGAAGCATTGGCTGTGCTTAGGGAAGCTGGAATCAAAATGGGAGATGAAGAAGATCTGAGTACACCAAATGAAAAACTCTTGGGTCGTTTGGTAAAGGAAAAGTATGATACAGACTTTTATATTCTTGATAAATATCCATTGGCTGTAAGACCTTTCTATACCATGCCTGACCCAAGAAATCCTAAACAGTCCAACTCTTATGATATGTTCATGAGAGGAGAAGAAATACTATCAGGAGCTCAAAGAATACATGATCCTCAGCTGCTAACAGAGCGAGCCTTACATCATGGAATTGATTTGGAGAAAATTAAGGCATACATTGATTCCTTCCGCTTTGGAGCCCCTCCTCATGCTGGCGGAGGCATTGGGTTGGAACGAGTGACGATGCTT TTTTTGGGATTGCACAATGTTCGTCAGACCTCAATGTTTCCCCGTGATCCCAAACGACTCACTCCTTAA